The Halomonas elongata DSM 2581 DNA segment CTCTGCATCCGGGCCGTGGGGCGACATGCAGTTGTGCAGGCTGGCGCCGCCGGGCCGGAAACCTTCGGCCTTGGCATCGTAGGTGCCGTGAATCAGGCCCATGAATTCGCTCATCAGGTTGCGGTGGAACCAGGGCGGCCGGAAGGTGTGCTCGGCGACCATCCAGCGCGGCGGGAAGATGACGAAATCGATATTGGCCATGCCGTCGGTGTCCGACGGCGAGGTCAGCACCGTGAAGATCGAGGGGTCGGGGTGATCGAAGCTCACCGTGTTGATGGTATTGAAGCGCGCCAGATCGTACTTGTAGGGCGCGTAATTGCCGTGCCAGGCCACCACATCCAGGGGAGAGTGATCCAGGCGGGTGGTCCAGAAGCGGCCGGAGAACTTGGCCACCAGCTCGATATCGCCTTCGCGATCCTCATAGGCGGCCACCGGGCTTTCGAAGTCACGCGGATTGGCCAGGCCATTGGCGCCGATGGGCCCCAGGCCCGGCAGCTCGAAGGGCATGCCGTAGTTCTCGCAGATGTAGCCGCGGGCGGCGTCGCAGTCGGCGGCGAGGCGGACCTGGAACTTGACGCCACGCGGGATCATGGCGATCTCGCCGCCGCTGACGTCTAGCTCTCCCAACTCGGTGCGCAGGCGCAGGCCGCCCTGCTGAGGGACGATCAACAGTTCGCCGTCGGCGTTGTAGAAGAAGCGCTCGGTCATGTCGCGGTTGCAGGCATAGACATGCACGCCACAGCCGCGCTGTGCATCGGCGTTGCCGTTGACGGCCACACTCAGCAGCCCATCGATGAAGTCGGTGGGCGCCTCGGGCAGCGGGACGGGATCCCAGCGCATCTGATTGGGGTCGGCGGCGGGATTGTCCAGAGGGGAGGTTGCCACCTTGCCCACTTCCAACGGCTCGTAGCCACTCTGTACCACCGAGGGGCGAATGCGATACAGCCAGCTGCGCAGGTTGTGATGGCGCGGCGCGGTGAATGCCGAACCGGAAAGCTGTTCGGCATACAGGCCATAGGGGCAGCGTTGCGGTGAATTCTGTCCCTGGGGGAGCGCTCCGGGGAGGGCTTCGGTGGCGAAGTGGTTGCGAAAGCCACATTGATAGTCGAGCGATGTTGTCATTATGGGTGACCTCACGGCATATGGTTTCAAATGAAACTATATGGTGAAGGTTAGCCGCGCATGGTTTCATGTGCAACTATTGGTTCGACGCACCTGCCGCCACCAGGATGACCCATGACAGACGAGAACCTATCGACGGACTTCGACCTCGAGCATTTTCTTCCCTATCGACTGGATCGACTGGCGGATCGCGTCAGCGAGGCCCTGGCACAGCTCTATGAAGCCCATTACGACTTGAATGTGGCGCAATGGCGGGTGCTGGCCTGGCTACATCATCGCCACGAACTGACGGCCAAGCAGATCTGTGCGGCGACGCGCATGGACAAGGCTCG contains these protein-coding regions:
- the hmgA gene encoding homogentisate 1,2-dioxygenase, which encodes MTTSLDYQCGFRNHFATEALPGALPQGQNSPQRCPYGLYAEQLSGSAFTAPRHHNLRSWLYRIRPSVVQSGYEPLEVGKVATSPLDNPAADPNQMRWDPVPLPEAPTDFIDGLLSVAVNGNADAQRGCGVHVYACNRDMTERFFYNADGELLIVPQQGGLRLRTELGELDVSGGEIAMIPRGVKFQVRLAADCDAARGYICENYGMPFELPGLGPIGANGLANPRDFESPVAAYEDREGDIELVAKFSGRFWTTRLDHSPLDVVAWHGNYAPYKYDLARFNTINTVSFDHPDPSIFTVLTSPSDTDGMANIDFVIFPPRWMVAEHTFRPPWFHRNLMSEFMGLIHGTYDAKAEGFRPGGASLHNCMSPHGPDAETFEKASAAELTPQYLGNTLAFMFESRYVFHPTQTALDADFRQRDYVDVWSTLRSHFDPATR